A single Populus alba chromosome 7, ASM523922v2, whole genome shotgun sequence DNA region contains:
- the LOC118047822 gene encoding probable protein phosphatase 2C 63, producing the protein MCSRPLMRCLRGEGGGDGLLWHVDLKPYACGDYSIAVVQANSLLEDQGQVFTSPSATYVGVYDGHGGPEASRFLTHHLFPFLHKFATEQGGLSAEAIRKAFDATEMEFLHFVKQSWIARPQMASVGSCCLVGAISNDVLYVANLGDSRVVLGRKVSEGKENSAVVAERLTTDHNVSDEEVRKEVEALHPDDAHIVVYTQGVWRIKGIIQVSRSIGDVYLKKPEFNRGPLFQPFGFPFPLTRPVMTAEPSILMRKLKPQDLFLIFASDGLWEQMSDKTAVDIVSRSPRFGIAKRLVRAAIQEAARKTEMRYDDIKRIGRGGRRRIHDDITVIVVYLDNPLGSSNGRLAPSLVDCTCSPVDIFSLNEDEAQD; encoded by the exons ATGTGTTCAAGGCCATTAATGAGATGTTTACGAGGGGAGGGTGGTGGAGATGGGCTATTATGGCATGTGGACTTGAAACCTTATGCTTGTGGAGATTATTCAATTGCTGTGGTTCAAGCTAACTCCTTGCTTGAGGACCAGGGACAAGTGTTCACTTCTCCTTCTGCTACTTATGTTGGTGTTTATGATGGCCATGGTGGCCCTGAGGCTTCTCGCTTTCTCACCCACCATTTGTTCCCTTTCCTCCATA AGTTTGCAACAGAACAAGGAGGATTATCTGCAGAGGCGATAAGAAAGGCATTTGATGCTACAGAAATGGAATTCTTACATTTTGTAAAGCAATCATGGATAGCTCGGCCTCAGATGGCATCTGTGGGTTCTTGCTGCCTTGTTGGGGCAATAtcaaatgatgttttatatgtggCAAATCTCGGGGACTCGAGAGTAGTGCTTGGTAGAAAAGTATCTGAAGGCAAGGAAAATAGTGCAGTGGTGGCAGAAAGGTTAACTACTGATCACAATGTCAGCGATGAGGAGGTGAGGAAGGAGGTGGAGGCACTCCATCCTGACGATGCACATATTGTGGTTTATACTCAAGGAGTTTGGCGGATAAAGGGCATAATTCAG GTTTCAAGATCAATAGGAGACGTCTATTTAAAGAAACCTGAATTCAACAGAGGTCCTCTTTTCCAGCCATTTggatttccttttcctttaacaAGGCCTGTGATGACGGCAGAACCATCAATACTGATGAGAAAGCTAAAGCCACAAGACTTGTTCTTGATATTTGCATCGGATGGTCTTTGGGAGCAAATGAGTGACAAAACAGCCGTCGATATAGTTTCGAGAAGCCCCCGATTT GGAATAGCAAAGCGATTGGTGAGAGCTGCCATCCAGGAGGCTGCAAGGAAAACAGAAATGagatatgatgatataaaaagaattggAAGAGGAGGGAGACGCCGTATCCACGATGATATCACTGTCATTGTGGTGTATCTAGATAATCCACTAGGTTCTTCAAATGGTAGATTGGCTCCTAGTCTTGTTGACTGCACATGCTCCCCTGTTGATATCTTCTCATTGAACGAAGATGAAGCCCAAGACTAG